The stretch of DNA ATTCATCGGCTGAAAATTATCCGGGGATGTATGCGTAATATAGTGTGCCATGCCGCCAATAGCTGTTTCCTGCGGTGCGGTTACCGGATCCTGTCCAAGTGCCAGCCTTGCAGCATTAATTCCTGCCATTAAGCCGCTTGCCGCTGACTCTACATATCCTTCTACGCCAGTCATTTGTCCGGCAAAGAAAAGTGTTGGACGGCTTTTTAGCTGATAAGTTGGCAGCAGCGCTTTTGGTGAATTAATAAACGTATTGCGGTGCATTACTCCGTAACGAACAATTTCAACATTTTGAAGTCCCGGAATAAGCTGAAGCACTTCTTTTTGCGGCCCCCATTTCAAGTGGGTTTGAAAACCAACAATGTTGTAAAGTGTTCCGGCTGCGTTATCCTGGCGAAGCTGCACTACTGCGTATGGGCGCTTTCCTGTACGTGGATCTTCCAGTCCGACCGGCTTCATCGGGCCAAACAGCATGGTTTTCTTGCCCCGGCTGGCCATAACTTCAATCGGCATACAGCCTTCAAAGAAAATTTCTTTTTCAAATTCTTTTAACGGCACCGTTTCGGCCGCGATCAATGCTTCGTAAAAACGGTCAAACTCTTCTTCATTCATCGGGCAGTTTAAATAAGCCGCTTCCCCTTTGTCATAGCGGGATTTTAAATACACAATATTCATATCAATACTGTCTTTTTCAACAATCGGTGCTGCCGCGTCATAAAAGTATAAATATTCTTCCCCTGTAAGCTCTTTTATTTTTTCAGCTAATCCGCTCGTTGTCAGAGGACCTGTTGCAATAATGGTAATCCCTTCTGGAATTTCCGTTACTTCTTCATTAATCACGGTTACATTCGGATGATTTTTCACCCGCTCTGTTACGTGTCCCGCAAATTCATGCCGGTCTACAGCCAGTGCACCGCCCGCCGGAACCGCACATGCATCTGCTGAACTGATAATCACTGAATTTAAACGGCGCATTTCTTCTTTTAACACGCCAACCGCATTTGTCAGCCCGTTTGCCCGCAATGAATTGCTGCACACAAGCTCGGCAAATTTATCTGTATGATGCGCTGGTGTTTGTTTAACCGGGCGCATTTCGTATAAGCGGACCTGCAAGCCCCGTTCTGCTATTTGAAAGGCGGCTTCGCTGCCCGCAAGTCCCGCTCCGATTACGTTAATTGGTTGATTCATCGTTGTTTCCCCCTGCTTTAAAGGTACGTACCCGTATGTCCATTAAGCATTGTACACTACCTGCTTGTAGAAAAAAAGCAAAATGTTGTTGTCCATGCAAAAAGCCGCCTTGTTTTGCTCCAAACAAGGCGGCTTTCACCACTTTAAGACTGCGGCTGTTCCTTATAATCACATTCTGTGCATTGAATCTGCACGCCTTTTTTCAGCTTTTTCTCAACGAGCAGTTTTCCGCATTTCGGACATGGGCGCTCAATTGGCTTATCCCACGATAGAAAATCGCATCCAGGGAATTGGTCACAGCCATAAAAAATACGCCGTTTTTTACTTTTTCTTTCTATTATATTACCTTCTGCACACTTAGGGCATTTCACACCGATTTCTTTTACAATGGCTTTTGTATTTCGGCAGTCCGGGAAGTTACTGCATGCCATAAACTTCCCGAAGCGGCCCATTTTAAAGACCATTTCATGGCCGCATTTTTCACAATCCTCACCAGCAGGCTCATCCTTTATTTCAACCTGTTCCATTTCTTTTTCTGCTTTTTCCAGATGGCCTTCAAAGCCCTTGTAGAACTCATCAATAACGGCTGCCCATTTTTTAATGCCTTCTTCTACATTATCAAGGTCACGTTCCATTTTCACCGTAAATTCCACATCGATAATATCCGCAAAAAACTCGGCCATCAATTCGTGGACGATCGTTCCCAGTTCTGTCGGAACAAAACGCTTATTATCCAGTGCCACGTATCCGCGTTTTTGAATCGTGTCAAGAGTAGGTGCATACGTGGACGGACGCCCAATGCCGAGCTCTTCCAGCGTTTTAACAAGACGGGCTTCTGTATAACGGGGCGGCGGCTGAGTAAAGTGCTGCTTTGGATCAATTTCCTTTGATTGCACCGTATCCCCTTTTTCGAGATTTGGCAGAAAGTTTTCTTTTTCTTCTTTTGTGTCATCCGTACCTTCTACATATACTTTCATAAAGCCAGGAAACTTTACTTTTGACCCCGTTGCCCGGAACATCACATCACCGTTTACAATATCTGTGCTGACGGTATCCATTACAGCTGCGGCCATTTGACTCGCGATAAATCTCTCCCATATGAGCTTATAAAGGCGATGCTGATCCCGCGAAAGAAAATCTTTCAGTGCGGACGGCTCACGCATCGTGCTGGTCGGACGAATCGCTTCATGGGCATCCTGGGCACCTTTTTTCTTTGATTCGCTTTTTTGCCCCTGCTCTTTCACATATTCTTTTCCATAATGAGCAGTGATGTACTCCAGGCTTTCCGACTGCGCTACTTCCGAGACGCGTGTTGAATCCGTTCTCATATACGTGATCAAACCCACCGTGCCTTCCTTGCCAAGGTCGATTCCTTCATACAATTGCTGGGCGAGCATCATTGTTTTTTTCGCTCGAAAATTTAATTTGCGTGCCGCTTCCTGCTGCAGCGAAGAAGTGGTAAACGCAGCAGCTGGATTACGCCGGCGTTCTTTTTTTGTAACGGTTTGAATCGAAAACTGATTCCCTTCAATCGCAGCCAGCACTTTTTTTACATCGGCTTCTGATGAAAGCTTTTCTTTTTTGCCATTTAACCCGTAAAAAGAAGCATTGAATGTATCCGTTCCTTTTGTAAATTCTGCTTCAATGGTCCAATATTCTTCTGGTACAAATATTTTAATTTCATTTTCACGATCAATCACAAGGCGAAGAGCCACTGATTGAACACGTCCAGCACTCAGGCCCTTTTTTACTTTTTTCCACAATAACGGACTGATATTATAGCCGACAAGCCGGTCAAGAATCCGCCGTGCCTGCTGGGCATCCACCAAATCCATATTAATTGGCCGCGGGTGCTTAAAAGATTCCTTGATCGCGTCTTTGGTAATCTCGTTAAATACGACCCGGCAGTCAGAGGCAGTATCAATGTTTAGTGAATGCGCCAAATGCCAGGCAATCGCTTCTCCTTCGCGATCCGGGTCAGCCGCGAGGTAGATTTTTTTCGCTCTTTTGGCAGCTGTTTTTAGTTCTTTTAAAACCGGGCCTTTGCCGCGGATCGTAATGTATTTTGGATCATAATTATGTTCTATGTCTACGCCCATTTGGCTTTTCGGCAAATCCCGAACATGCCCCATGGATGCGCGCACCTTGTATTTTTTCCCGAGATAGCGTTCAATTGTCTTCGCTTTCGCCGGGGACTCTACTATTACTAAATAATCTGACATAAGATAAAGCCTCCCCGAGAGGTAAAATGAATAATTAGACATATTATTATGCGGTTATGGTTTGTTTGTCAAACGTTTCTTTATTTGTGCTATTCATTTTCATTCTCTATTTATTACAAAACAGGACATGGTTTGTAAAAATCATTCTGTTGCAAAATTTATATGATATAAACCTGAATTGCAACTGTTTTCGCGAAAAGTTTTTTTATTCCTGCCTCCATTCCGATAAAATATCGTCAGCACCATGAACAATTTTGGCTCCATCCGCAATTAGAGCATGCACACCTTCCGAAAGCGGATGAGTAATTGGTCCTGGTACTGCAAATACGTCAATGCCTTGTTCAAGTGCAAAAGAAGCAGTGATAAGTGAACCGCTTTTTTTAGCTGCTTGTACGACTAACACACCCTTTGATAATCCACTGATGATCCGATTTCGAGCTGGAAATTGCCATTTCTCCGGCTTTCGGTTCGGTGCGTATTCAGACAAAATAAGACCTTGCCTGGAAATGCGATGTGCTAATGGTTTGTTTTCTTTTGGGTAGAAATGACTAAATCCGCCCGCAATAACCGCAATCGTTTTGCCGCCTGCCCGAAGGGCAGCTTCATGTGAAAAAGCGTCGATTCCTTTAGCAAGCCCGCTGACGATTGCAATATTTCTTTTGACTAAAGCAGGGACCAGCATTTGCAGTACTTGTTTTCCGTATTCATTTCCATCACGGGCCCCCACAACAGCAAGCATATTCCGGCTGCTCATAAGGGCCGTTTCTCCCATAGCAAATAAGCCCCATGGAGGCTGTGGGAGCATTTTTAATGGTTCAGGATATTGCGGGTCAAAAATGGGAATAAAGGTTGTAGAGGACTCCAATAAAGAAGAATAAAGATGATGATAGGAAAGAGAATGAAACCCGCTTAAAATGGTTTCTGCTTGTCCAATCGAACGGTTTGTGGCGGCAGCAAATTCTGCGGCTGTCATGCGGGGAAGATGGCTTAAATAAGGATCATTTTTTAATAATACATATTGGTCTTTCCAGCTGATACCTGGACAGTACTGCAGTTTTAAAAGATGCTTAGTTGTATGGTGCAACGCATTTCCCTCCCTTAATACATGCAAAGAGAGACGCCTGAGTAACTCAGGCGTCTTCGTTTTCGATTAATGTGTTTTGCATTCTTCTAAAAGTCCTTGCTGCTCAAGAACTTTAATTAATGTTTCACCCATAACAGACGGAGTTTCCGCTACTTGAATGCCGCATTCGTTCATAACACGGATTTTTTCGTCAGCTGTTCCTTTACCACCTGAAATAATCGCACCAGCATGGCCCATACGCTTTCCTGGAGGCGCTGTACGTCCGCCGATAAAGCCGACAACTGGTTTCGTCATGTTGGCTTTTACCCACTCGGCTGCTTCTTCTTCTGCTGTACCGCCGATTTCACCAATCATGATAACGGCTTTTGTTTCCGGATCTTCATTGAATGCTTTTAAGACATCAATAAAGTCTGTTCCGTTCACCGGGTCACCGCCGATACCAACAGCTGTAGACTGGCCGATTCCTGCTTGTGTTAACTGGTGTACAGCTTCGTACGTAAGTGTGCCGGAGCGTGATACAACACCAACATGGCCTTTTGTATGGATATACCCTGGCATGATACCGATTTTGCACTCATCCGGTGTGATAACACCTGGGCAGTTTGGCCCAACAAGGCGCGTTTTCTTACCTTGCATATAACGTTTTACTTTTACCATGTCGAGTACTGGGATATGTTCTGTAATACAAATAGCAAGGTCAAGATTTGCGTCAACCGCTTCCAAAATCGCATCTGCTGCGAATGGAGCCGGTACGTAAATAACAGACGCGTTGGCACCTGTTGCCTGCACGGCTTCTTGAAGCGTATTAAATACCGGTACGCCTTCTACTTCAGTGCCGCCCTTACCAGGAGTAACACCGCCAACAATTTTCGTTCCATATTCAAGCATTTGTTTTGTATGGAAAAGGGCAGTAGAGCCCGTGATGCCCTGAACAATTACCTTTGTATCTTTATTAATGAATACACTCATGCCTATACCTGCCTTTCTATTGTCAACATCCTGATTATTTTACGAGACTAACGATCTTTTGCGCGCCATCTGCCATAGAATCTGCTGAAACGATGTCAAGACCTGACTCGTTCAAGATTGCTTTACCGGCATCTACATTCGTACCTTCTAAACGCACAACAAGTGGTACGGACAGGCTTACCTGCTTCGCAGCTTCTACCACACCTGTTGCAATAACGTCACATTTCATAATGCCGCCGAAAATGTTAACGAAAATACCCTTTACATTTTCATCAGACAAAATAATTTTAAATGCTTCTGTTACTTTTTCAGCTGTTGCGCCGCCCCCAACATCAAGGAAGTTAGCCGGATCGCCGCCATAATGCTTGATAATATCCATCGTTGCCATGGCAAGACCTGCACCGTTTACCATGCAGCCGATATTTCCATCAAGGGCAATGTAGCTGAGGTCATATTTTGATGCTTCGATTTCTTTTGCATCTTCTTCTTCAAGATCACGATATTCTAAAATGTCTTTATGACGGTATAGAGCATTTGAATCAAAATTCAATTTTGCATCCAGCGCCATTACTTTTCCATCACCTGTTACAACAAGCGGGTTAATTTCAGCAATAGAGCAGTCTTTTTCTACAAACGCAGTGTAAAGGCTCATCATAAATTTAACAGCTTGTCCAACAAGTTCTTTCGGAATATTGATATTGAACGCAATACGGCGGGCCTGGTATGCGCTAAGGCCAGTTACTGGGTCAATATACTCTTTAAAGATTTTTTCTGGTGTTGCTTCGGCTACTTCTTCAATCTCTGTTCCGCCTTCTTCAGATGCCATTAAAACAACTTGAGACGTTGCGCGGTCCAGCACTAAGCCGATATAGTATTCTTTTTGAATGTCGCATCCTTCTTCAATAAGAAGGCGCTTTACTTCTTTGCCTTCAGGACCTGTCTGGTGCGTGACTAACACTTTACCGAGGATTTCTTGTGCATATGTACGTACTTCATCGAGATTCTTTGCGACTTTAACGCCGCCCGCTTTTCCGCGGCCGCCCGCATGAATCTGTGCTTTGACAACGTTTACTGCTGTGCCAAGTTCTTTTGCTGCTTCAACCGCTTCTTCAACGGAAAACGCAACTTTCCCATTCGGCACGGCAACGCCGTAGCTTCTGAGAACTTCTTTCCCTTGATACTCATGAATATTCATCTTCCAGCCTCCTATCGGTCTCAAAACATAGTCTTTTTGCAAAACAGACTGCGACTTCATTGTAGAGAAAAATCTGAATTATGTCCAGGTTTTGAACATAAAAAATCTGTTCTTTTTTCAAGAACAGACATTTTTCGCAAAACGCTTACAATGTTTATTTATCAAGGGACTGATCAAGACGGTATACAAATGCGAATACTTCGGCTACCGCTTGATATAAATCTTCTGGAATCGCTTCATTTATTTCGAGTTGTCCCAGCAGCTCAACAAGCCCTGGATCTTCTTGTATCGGAATATTATTTTCTTTTGCAGAGGCAATAATTTGATCAGCGATGAGTCCTTTCCCTTTTGCTTTTACAACTGGTGCTCCCACTGAGTCTGGATTATAAGAAAGAGCGGCGGCCTGCCTCCGGTTTGGCTGGTTCATATGCGTATATCCACCCCCATATAACGATCATCATCCATAATGCGGGCAAGCGGCGGCTTTTCCTTTTCCAGCGCCGCTGGTTCCTTGAACGAAACGCCAGACAAGCGGTATCCGCCTGCTTCAAGGGCCTCTTTCAACGAATCAACAGCCGGGCTGCTTATTTTTTTCAGCAGCGGGCCCGGAATTTCCGCGGCAATGTGCAAATACACAATCCGGTTTTGCACCTGCATGTCAATGACCGTTTGT from Domibacillus sp. DTU_2020_1001157_1_SI_ALB_TIR_016 encodes:
- the trmFO gene encoding FADH(2)-oxidizing methylenetetrahydrofolate--tRNA-(uracil(54)-C(5))-methyltransferase TrmFO — encoded protein: MNQPINVIGAGLAGSEAAFQIAERGLQVRLYEMRPVKQTPAHHTDKFAELVCSNSLRANGLTNAVGVLKEEMRRLNSVIISSADACAVPAGGALAVDRHEFAGHVTERVKNHPNVTVINEEVTEIPEGITIIATGPLTTSGLAEKIKELTGEEYLYFYDAAAPIVEKDSIDMNIVYLKSRYDKGEAAYLNCPMNEEEFDRFYEALIAAETVPLKEFEKEIFFEGCMPIEVMASRGKKTMLFGPMKPVGLEDPRTGKRPYAVVQLRQDNAAGTLYNIVGFQTHLKWGPQKEVLQLIPGLQNVEIVRYGVMHRNTFINSPKALLPTYQLKSRPTLFFAGQMTGVEGYVESAASGLMAGINAARLALGQDPVTAPQETAIGGMAHYITHTSPDNFQPMNANFGLFPALPEKIKGKKERYKALAGRALETIQTFSKSL
- the topA gene encoding type I DNA topoisomerase, coding for MSDYLVIVESPAKAKTIERYLGKKYKVRASMGHVRDLPKSQMGVDIEHNYDPKYITIRGKGPVLKELKTAAKRAKKIYLAADPDREGEAIAWHLAHSLNIDTASDCRVVFNEITKDAIKESFKHPRPINMDLVDAQQARRILDRLVGYNISPLLWKKVKKGLSAGRVQSVALRLVIDRENEIKIFVPEEYWTIEAEFTKGTDTFNASFYGLNGKKEKLSSEADVKKVLAAIEGNQFSIQTVTKKERRRNPAAAFTTSSLQQEAARKLNFRAKKTMMLAQQLYEGIDLGKEGTVGLITYMRTDSTRVSEVAQSESLEYITAHYGKEYVKEQGQKSESKKKGAQDAHEAIRPTSTMREPSALKDFLSRDQHRLYKLIWERFIASQMAAAVMDTVSTDIVNGDVMFRATGSKVKFPGFMKVYVEGTDDTKEEKENFLPNLEKGDTVQSKEIDPKQHFTQPPPRYTEARLVKTLEELGIGRPSTYAPTLDTIQKRGYVALDNKRFVPTELGTIVHELMAEFFADIIDVEFTVKMERDLDNVEEGIKKWAAVIDEFYKGFEGHLEKAEKEMEQVEIKDEPAGEDCEKCGHEMVFKMGRFGKFMACSNFPDCRNTKAIVKEIGVKCPKCAEGNIIERKSKKRRIFYGCDQFPGCDFLSWDKPIERPCPKCGKLLVEKKLKKGVQIQCTECDYKEQPQS
- the dprA gene encoding DNA-processing protein DprA, whose protein sequence is MHHTTKHLLKLQYCPGISWKDQYVLLKNDPYLSHLPRMTAAEFAAATNRSIGQAETILSGFHSLSYHHLYSSLLESSTTFIPIFDPQYPEPLKMLPQPPWGLFAMGETALMSSRNMLAVVGARDGNEYGKQVLQMLVPALVKRNIAIVSGLAKGIDAFSHEAALRAGGKTIAVIAGGFSHFYPKENKPLAHRISRQGLILSEYAPNRKPEKWQFPARNRIISGLSKGVLVVQAAKKSGSLITASFALEQGIDVFAVPGPITHPLSEGVHALIADGAKIVHGADDILSEWRQE
- the sucD gene encoding succinate--CoA ligase subunit alpha — its product is MSVFINKDTKVIVQGITGSTALFHTKQMLEYGTKIVGGVTPGKGGTEVEGVPVFNTLQEAVQATGANASVIYVPAPFAADAILEAVDANLDLAICITEHIPVLDMVKVKRYMQGKKTRLVGPNCPGVITPDECKIGIMPGYIHTKGHVGVVSRSGTLTYEAVHQLTQAGIGQSTAVGIGGDPVNGTDFIDVLKAFNEDPETKAVIMIGEIGGTAEEEAAEWVKANMTKPVVGFIGGRTAPPGKRMGHAGAIISGGKGTADEKIRVMNECGIQVAETPSVMGETLIKVLEQQGLLEECKTH
- the sucC gene encoding ADP-forming succinate--CoA ligase subunit beta is translated as MNIHEYQGKEVLRSYGVAVPNGKVAFSVEEAVEAAKELGTAVNVVKAQIHAGGRGKAGGVKVAKNLDEVRTYAQEILGKVLVTHQTGPEGKEVKRLLIEEGCDIQKEYYIGLVLDRATSQVVLMASEEGGTEIEEVAEATPEKIFKEYIDPVTGLSAYQARRIAFNINIPKELVGQAVKFMMSLYTAFVEKDCSIAEINPLVVTGDGKVMALDAKLNFDSNALYRHKDILEYRDLEEEDAKEIEASKYDLSYIALDGNIGCMVNGAGLAMATMDIIKHYGGDPANFLDVGGGATAEKVTEAFKIILSDENVKGIFVNIFGGIMKCDVIATGVVEAAKQVSLSVPLVVRLEGTNVDAGKAILNESGLDIVSADSMADGAQKIVSLVK
- a CDS encoding EscU/YscU/HrcU family type III secretion system export apparatus switch protein, which translates into the protein MNQPNRRQAAALSYNPDSVGAPVVKAKGKGLIADQIIASAKENNIPIQEDPGLVELLGQLEINEAIPEDLYQAVAEVFAFVYRLDQSLDK